One part of the Arabidopsis thaliana chromosome 1 sequence genome encodes these proteins:
- the HXK3 gene encoding hexokinase 3 has protein sequence MSLMFSSPVVTPALGSFTFSSRPRSNYIVMSAVRSNSASTCPILTKFQKDCATPTPYLRNVANAIADDMRDGLAVEGGGDLEMILTFVDALPSGNEEGLFYALDLGGTNFRVRSVQLGGKKERVLATESEQISISQKLMIGTSEELFGFIASKLANFVAKEKPGRFLLEEGRKRELGFTFSFPVKQTSIDSGTLSKWTKGFKVSGMEGKNVVACLNEAMEAHGLDMRVSALVNDGVGTLAGARYWDEDVMVGVILGTGTNACYVEQKHAIPKLRSKSSSGTTIINTEWGGFSKILPQTIFDLEMDETSLNPGEHLYEKMISGMYLGEIVRRVLLHMCETSDLFGHFAPAKLSTPLALRKYQYAQTFRFSFGSVRSIYAHP, from the exons ATGTCACTCATGTTTTCTTCCCCTGTCGTCACCCCAGCACTCGGATCTTTCACCTTCTCATCTCGACCACGCTCCAATTACATCGTGATGTCCGCCGTCCGATCTAACTCTGCTTCGACGTGTCCTATACTGACCAAGTTTCAGAAAGACTGCGCCACTCCTACACCGTACCTACGCAACGTAGCCAACGCCATTGCTGATGACATGCGAGATGGTCTAGCTGttgaaggaggaggagatctCGAGATGATCTTGACTTTTGTTGACGCTTTGCCTTCTGG GAATGAGGAAGGGTTGTTCTATGCATTGGATTTAGGAGGTACAAATTTTCGGGTGCGTAGCGTGCAATTAGGAGGAAAGAAAGAGCGAGTCTTAGCTACCGAATCTGAACAAATATCTATTTCTCAAAAGCTTATGATTGGTACAAGTGAG GAGCTTTTCGGGTTCATTGCTTCAAAGCTTGCAAATTTTGTTGCAAAGGAGAAGCCAGGTCGGTTTCTTTTAGAAGAAGGGAGGAAAAGGGAGTTAGGGTTTACCTTTTCATTCCCTGTGAAGCAAACCTCTATTGATTCAGGCACATTAAGCAAGTGGACTAAAGGCTTTAAAGTGTCTGGAATG gAAGGAAAAAATGTGGTTGCTTGTTTAAATGAAGCTATGGAAGCACATGGACTCGATATGCGAGTTTCTGCTctt GTAAATGATGGAGTGGGAACATTAGCTGGAGCAAGGTATTGGGATGAGGATGTGATGGTCGGTGTGATTCTTGGCACTGGGACCAATGCTTGTTATGTAGAACAGAAACATGCAATTCCTAAACTCCGAAGCAAATCTTCTTCTGGAACAACG ATCATAAACACTGAGTGGGGAGGGTTCTCTAAGATTCTTCCGCAAACCATTTTTGACCTAGAGATGGATGAGACAAGCCTGAATCCTGGTGAACAT TTATATGAGAAGATGATCTCAGGGATGTACCTTGGTGAAATTGTAAGGAGGGTTTTGCTCCATATGTGTGAAACTAGTGACTTGTTTGGACACTTCGCTCCTGCCAAACTCTCCACTCCTTTGGCACTCAG GAAATACCAATATGCTCAAACATTTCGGTTCAGCTTTGGTTCGGTGCGGTCTATATATGCTCACCCCTAG
- the HXK3 gene encoding hexokinase 3 (hexokinase 3 (HXK3); CONTAINS InterPro DOMAIN/s: Hexokinase, N-terminal (InterPro:IPR022672), Hexokinase, conserved site (InterPro:IPR019807), Hexokinase, C-terminal (InterPro:IPR022673), Hexokinase (InterPro:IPR001312); BEST Arabidopsis thaliana protein match is: hexokinase 1 (TAIR:AT4G29130.1); Has 2416 Blast hits to 2143 proteins in 322 species: Archae - 0; Bacteria - 89; Metazoa - 1294; Fungi - 612; Plants - 287; Viruses - 0; Other Eukaryotes - 134 (source: NCBI BLink).): MSLMFSSPVVTPALGSFTFSSRPRSNYIVMSAVRSNSASTCPILTKFQKDCATPTPYLRNVANAIADDMRDGLAVEGGGDLEMILTFVDALPSGNEEGLFYALDLGGTNFRVRSVQLGGKKERVLATESEQISISQKLMIGTSEELFGFIASKLANFVAKEKPGRFLLEEGRKRELGFTFSFPVKQTSIDSGTLSKWTKGFKVSGMEGKNVVACLNEAMEAHGLDMRVSALVNDGVGTLAGARYWDEDVMVGVILGTGTNACYVEQKHAIPKLRSKSSSGTTIINTEWGGFSKILPQTIFDLEMDETSLNPGEHLYEKMISGMYLGEIVRRVLLHMCETSDLFGHFAPAKLSTPLALRTEHLCKMQEDNTDDLRDVGSILYDFLDVEANMNARRRVVEVCDTVVKRGGRLAGAGIVAILEKIEKDTKRMGSGKRTVVAMDGALYEKYPQYRQYMQDALVELLGHKLASHVAIKHTKDVSGLGAALLAATNSIY, encoded by the exons ATGTCACTCATGTTTTCTTCCCCTGTCGTCACCCCAGCACTCGGATCTTTCACCTTCTCATCTCGACCACGCTCCAATTACATCGTGATGTCCGCCGTCCGATCTAACTCTGCTTCGACGTGTCCTATACTGACCAAGTTTCAGAAAGACTGCGCCACTCCTACACCGTACCTACGCAACGTAGCCAACGCCATTGCTGATGACATGCGAGATGGTCTAGCTGttgaaggaggaggagatctCGAGATGATCTTGACTTTTGTTGACGCTTTGCCTTCTGG GAATGAGGAAGGGTTGTTCTATGCATTGGATTTAGGAGGTACAAATTTTCGGGTGCGTAGCGTGCAATTAGGAGGAAAGAAAGAGCGAGTCTTAGCTACCGAATCTGAACAAATATCTATTTCTCAAAAGCTTATGATTGGTACAAGTGAG GAGCTTTTCGGGTTCATTGCTTCAAAGCTTGCAAATTTTGTTGCAAAGGAGAAGCCAGGTCGGTTTCTTTTAGAAGAAGGGAGGAAAAGGGAGTTAGGGTTTACCTTTTCATTCCCTGTGAAGCAAACCTCTATTGATTCAGGCACATTAAGCAAGTGGACTAAAGGCTTTAAAGTGTCTGGAATG gAAGGAAAAAATGTGGTTGCTTGTTTAAATGAAGCTATGGAAGCACATGGACTCGATATGCGAGTTTCTGCTctt GTAAATGATGGAGTGGGAACATTAGCTGGAGCAAGGTATTGGGATGAGGATGTGATGGTCGGTGTGATTCTTGGCACTGGGACCAATGCTTGTTATGTAGAACAGAAACATGCAATTCCTAAACTCCGAAGCAAATCTTCTTCTGGAACAACG ATCATAAACACTGAGTGGGGAGGGTTCTCTAAGATTCTTCCGCAAACCATTTTTGACCTAGAGATGGATGAGACAAGCCTGAATCCTGGTGAACAT TTATATGAGAAGATGATCTCAGGGATGTACCTTGGTGAAATTGTAAGGAGGGTTTTGCTCCATATGTGTGAAACTAGTGACTTGTTTGGACACTTCGCTCCTGCCAAACTCTCCACTCCTTTGGCACTCAG GACCGAGCATCTATGCAAAATGCAAGAGGACAATACAGATGATCTTCGGGATGTTGGATCAATCCTATACGACTTTTTAGAT GTAGAGGCGAATATGAATGCAAGGAGGAGAGTGGTGGAAGTGTGTGACACAGTAGTGAAACGCGGAGGGCGTCTAGCAGGAGCTGGTATAGTGGCAATTCTGgagaagattgaaaaagaTACCAAAAGAATGGGTTCAGGTAAAAGAACCGTTGTGGCTATGGACGGTGCACTGTATGAGAAGTACCCACAATATCGACAGTATATGCAAGACGCACTAGTCGAGCTTCTTGGCCATAAGCTTGCAAGTCACGTTGCGATCAAACATACCAAAGACGTGTCTGGGCTCGGTGCTGCTCTTTTGGCGGCCACTAACTCCATTTACTAG
- a CDS encoding SNARE-like superfamily protein (SNARE-like superfamily protein; FUNCTIONS IN: protein transporter activity; INVOLVED IN: intracellular protein transport, transport, protein transport; LOCATED IN: clathrin vesicle coat; EXPRESSED IN: 23 plant structures; EXPRESSED DURING: 15 growth stages; CONTAINS InterPro DOMAIN/s: Adaptor protein complex, sigma subunit (InterPro:IPR016635), Longin-like (InterPro:IPR011012); BEST Arabidopsis thaliana protein match is: Clathrin adaptor complex small chain family protein (TAIR:AT4G35410.2); Has 1794 Blast hits to 1793 proteins in 248 species: Archae - 0; Bacteria - 0; Metazoa - 780; Fungi - 421; Plants - 260; Viruses - 0; Other Eukaryotes - 333 (source: NCBI BLink).) yields MIRFILLQNRQGKTRLAKYYVPLEESEKHKVEYEVHRLVVNRDAKFTNFVEFRTHKVIYRRYAGLFFSVCVDITDNELAYLESIHLFVEILDHFFSNVCELDLVFNFHKVYLILDEFILAGELQETSKRAIIERMSELEKLQ; encoded by the exons ATG ATCCGATTCATATTATTGCAGAACAGACAAGGTAAGACTCGTCTAGCCAAATACTATGTCCCTCTCGAAGAATCCGAGAAACACAAAGTCGAATACGAG GTTCATAGATTAGTGGTGAATCGCGACGCCAAATTCACCAACTTCGTTGAG TTTAGAACACACAAGGTGATATACAGGCGTTATGCTGGATTGTTTTTCTCTGTGTGCGTGGATATAACCGACAATGAGTTGGCTTACTTGGAGAGTATCCATTTGTTTGTGGAGATATTGGACCATTTCTTCAGCAATGTTTGTGAGCTAGATTTGGTGTTTAATTTCCACAAG GTGTACTTGATACTCGATGAGTTCATTCTTGCTGGGGAGCTCCAAGAAACAAGCAAAAGG GCAATCATCGAAAGGATGTCAGAACTCGAGAAGCTACAGTGA